ACACGCGAGTTGTCCTACGTGGCATACAAAATCAGCTAATTcatgccaagattcgtgcagaaGTTACTGGACGGTGATGAAGACGTGTGGGTGAGttggctaacgcccacacgtgtgtgGGCGTTACACTTTTCGTTTTTCTTTTTAGAACCACTAGTGTACGCTCACTATAAAGTACTCATGATTTGGTTTTTTTTTGTACAACTCATATCAAAATATATTTCATAATGTATTTTTACCTACATCTACAAATACTTGTGTATTTATTTTTAGCTTTTTTTACCTTAAAATTttgatttttcattttttttttaaAGTGTGGAGCCTGAGAGCCAAAAAGCCTCACTCGTTTACTAGCAATTTAGCATACTATAAACATAATCATCGTAATAATAATACAAGAACAACAAGAATGATCAGATTTTCCAGTGGTGCTTCAATCAGACTCATCGACAACTCTGTCGTCCTTGTTCTCCAGTACTCTTGACCGTTCTACTTATAGACATTTAGTTATGAAGATTAAGCATCTATTAGTTGGTAGAGAGTTTATTTCGATGAAAATTTCGAGAGATCAAAATAGAGTTGCTGGTCGTCTAGCGAATGACGGGAGATTAGAGTGTAGCTTCAGAATTGCCCTCCTTGTATCGTTGAGCTTTTGCCAGCTGACTGTAACTCTGATCACATGGAAATAAAACTCATTTACTTCGCAAAAAAATACAAGAATGATAGATAATGAGGAAAAAAAACTAAATAGATGAGAGCAGAGAGTACGGGAGGTTAAACATTCCCGTATTATTCTCTTGATTAATACTGTTCATTGCTATTTGTTTAAGATAACAAAATGTGGGCTGCGTGCCCCTAAAAAAAGTGCGCTGCCTGCCCCTCAAAGAACAAGTGAgctgcgtgcgtgcgtgtgtaaGTACTGGTATAAAAGAGATACGCTCAGTAGAAAACACAAACCGTGTTGTGCTCAGGTAGTTAGCGCGACCGAATCTGGCGGTGAAGTCTCTGGTTCAAATCCCGACTCGCGTATGATTTTATCCTTCTCTTTATTGTTTTCTTCTGTGTCAATGACAAGCGGGACCCGCGTGGGGTGGGGAGTTGACCGGTCAATGTAGAGAAAATACAAAGGTGTACGTTTTGAcggtgaccgtataatcaccaagATGAGTACATAGTGACCGTATTGACTAAATTTTTAAGTACAGGGACTAAAGCGAATCAGCGAGACAAGTACGATGACCACCAATAAATTTTACTCAAAAAATTACTCTAACTCTAACCAGTTTAGGAGATCGGCCAGGTGCCAGGATAtcggctagagatgctcttatggACAGTCTCTTTTCATTTCCTTCCGTAGCTATCATAACcaagacatcctttgtgcgaaatCGGATAAAAAATAGGCTTTTTGTCCACGACGAGAAGGGTGAGTGATTCTTTGTCCGTGAGAATTGCATTTTTCTTAACAGAGATATAATTTTGACATTTTGTAAAAAAGAAAGTATTTAAACAAATTCTAAGATTCACTGTCCTTTTATTTTGTTGCCCGGTTGATACATCATGTGAGCAACTGTTTATCCCCATTTGCTCCCTTGATGGAGCAAATAAGCAAAAGCAAACAGTCTCCAGACATTTTCACAAAAGCTGGGATCTCAAATCTCGTCATCTCATCACACAAAGCTACATCTTCCTCCTATATTTCTTCAACAATGCTGGGCAGCGCTCGTGCCGGCCGGTCGCCGTCCAGTCAAAACACAATAGTCAAAAGTACCAGCCACGGCCAGTTGCAGCATCCACCTCCGCCCTCGCTTGGGCGGCGTATCTCCTCCCGGGCGGCAGTGGCAACGACGAGGCCGATGAGATCGACGCCGACCGCCGCATCCCCAGCCCTCCGCCGTCCGACCTGAAGCTGCCTCCCGACGAGCTGGAGCTGGAGCTGAAGCTGGACGCGGACGCGAGGCCGGCGCCTTTCTTGCTGCCTTTCCTCCGGAGCATAGGCAGAGCGAAGCACCCAAACGCCGCCGTGTCTGGCTCAGGCGCGGGGCTGCCGTACTCCTTCGTGGCTGGCCGAGGCGCGGCGTCGATGAAGGCGGTGGGCGGCGCTCGGCGGTGACCGCCGGCATACGCGTAGGGCCGGCGCCGGGAAGGTGACACCGACGCCGAGCGCGCGGAGGTGACACGAGGCGACGAAGCCGCCGAGTGGTGGTAATACGGCGATGGCGAGGACGCCATGGAGGGAGGCGGCGTCAGCGTCAGCTTGGGCGCCACCTTGGCAGGCgatgccgccaccgccgccgcggcgCTCGCGCTCCTCGTGTGCTTCGGCGTCCCAGGACAGACCTCCCACTTGAACGGTATCGAGCCCGCCCTCCTGCACGAGTCGTCTTCAATTGCTGCCATCTTTTTGTTTTGCAATGAAATCCTCTCTCTCCAGACCTTCTCTCGCCCTATCTCCCTCTTCCTCGTCACGCTCCTGGATTTATAGAGGTCGTGGGTGGCGATGATTCAGGAGTGATTCGAGGGGGAGATGGACTGGTTCGAGATAGTGGGAAGCTATCTGTACTTTTTTAGTGTGTGCATGCGTTGAGTTTCTTCGGCGGTTTGGCACTAAGTGGTAGGCTAACCGAAGAATCGCATTGTGCCACCATGTTACCTCTGACTTCTCGCCTCAGCACAAGACAAGTTCAGCTGACGACCGGCGCATTGATCAGTTAGGGGAATGTCGTTTTCAGGTTTGACGGCCGGTGCAGAGCCCAGAGGATGCGCGCACGTCGATCCGAGCTAACTCTGCCCGCCGATTGGGTTGGCGGCTTCATCGTGCTTTGTGTGCGGCCGGCGGCGTGACTGGGAATGGAGAAGATAAGTGTGTGATTTCTGATGTTGATGGCACAATTGAACAGGCATTCGAACCTCGAAGTTATGAGCTCTGAGAGGACTTGTGTAAAAGAGAAGACAACTTCTTTTCTGAAAAAATTCCAGATCTACTGTATAAGTTCATCCCAAGTATAAAGCACATAAAACATAATAGAAATTACATTGAGGTCTCGGGACCCCAAACGACTACTACCGCTGTCAGAATGAGTCGTCGACGTGTCGTTGTTGCCGCCGCCGCCCTGCCAGAGTCGCTTGACCTTGTCAATGATAGCCAAAAAGTCTTTGTGCACGTGGCCCTAAAAACCAGCGGCCTAGAGCCGTAGTCGTCGCCGTTGAGCCCTTGAATAAATCAGAAGCAACTAACACCAAATCTCATCATCGCACACACGTGATGAGAAACCCTAACCTCACCACCacaaggagacaacatgaatctaCGTCGGAACTCCGTCGATTACGTTTAGATGGACTAAGTCGAGGAAGATCGGAGTCCGAAAGACAAACTCAAAGAAGAAACGTCACCATTCGTCCAAACGCCACGCCTGCAAGGGTTAAAAAACCCAACTTAAACTACTAGTTAGAGCCAAGGCATTGGGACACCGACCGTTGGAGCCGCTGACAGAGTGGAGATGAATATACGGGCTCGTCGGCGTAGTCTGAAGAGAATACTTTGCCCTGCCTGCCGAGGGGAATGGGAGAAAACACTTGGAGAAAAAGCCAATCCTAAttaggagaagaagagaaaactATAGAAGAATTTCGGTGTCGGCGTACGAATTTTCAGTATTCTCTTCTATGCGTTCTCCAGGAGCTAGTTTTCTAAGCTCTTAGCGTTGACATACGGATTTTTGAATTGTTAGCGATGTCAAAGGCCACAAAACAAGTTGTATATACAGATGTGTATGCACATTTTTTTTGGTACTTGGGCTGAcatatgattttttttaattttctgaGGACACGGCATACACAAATGGAATGTGAATGTTGCTTTCTCTAAAGAACCGCACTGATGCGTCGGTGGGGACATGCGTGGCCAATTGCGATTCTCGTTTCTTTTTCGAGAAGCAGCAAGTGTGAGCACCCGAGTGGGTGAACAGTAAAATTTAAAAAATCTGGAATTTTTTTATGGCAAActttgacaaatgttttaagAGCTTGCAAAGTTGCATTATGAAATCACATTTCTgaaagtcgtggcaaaaaaaattCAGTCCACAAATGTAATTT
This genomic window from Aegilops tauschii subsp. strangulata cultivar AL8/78 chromosome 4, Aet v6.0, whole genome shotgun sequence contains:
- the LOC109743090 gene encoding uncharacterized protein is translated as MAAIEDDSCRRAGSIPFKWEVCPGTPKHTRSASAAAAVAASPAKVAPKLTLTPPPSMASSPSPYYHHSAASSPRVTSARSASVSPSRRRPYAYAGGHRRAPPTAFIDAAPRPATKEYGSPAPEPDTAAFGCFALPMLRRKGSKKGAGLASASSFSSSSSSSGGSFRSDGGGLGMRRSASISSASSLPLPPGRRYAAQARAEVDAATGRGWYF